The following proteins are co-located in the Thermus tengchongensis genome:
- a CDS encoding NUDIX domain-containing protein — protein MEDHPRYPIPTVGALVEQAGRVLLVRTAKWRGLWGVPGGKVEWGEGLEEALRREFWEEVGLRLSRVRFALVQEAIFSQEFHKPTHMLLLNYFAEAEGVVRPNEEILEWAWVKAEEGLSFPLNTFTRKLLERYLEEV, from the coding sequence ATGGAGGATCATCCGCGCTATCCCATCCCCACGGTAGGGGCCCTGGTGGAGCAGGCCGGCCGGGTGCTCCTGGTGCGCACGGCCAAGTGGCGGGGGCTTTGGGGGGTGCCTGGGGGAAAGGTGGAGTGGGGGGAGGGCCTGGAGGAGGCCCTGAGGCGGGAGTTCTGGGAGGAGGTGGGCCTCAGGCTTTCCCGGGTGCGCTTCGCCCTGGTGCAGGAAGCTATCTTCAGCCAGGAGTTCCACAAGCCCACCCACATGCTCCTCCTCAACTACTTCGCCGAAGCCGAGGGCGTGGTGCGCCCCAACGAAGAGATCCTGGAGTGGGCCTGGGTAAAGGCGGAGGAGGGGCTTTCCTTCCCCCTAAACACCTTCACCCGCAAGCTTTTGGAGCGGTACTTGGAGGAGGTATGA
- the tmpR gene encoding bifunctional dihydropteridine reductase/dihydrofolate reductase TmpR — MRTALVTGSAKGIGRAILLALAKEGYAVAVHYRTSEGLAEATRQEAEALGVKAIKVRADLTEEAEVAALVEEVRYHLGGIGVLVNNVGDYLYKPIEEVSLEEWRWILDSNLTSTFLLTQKVLPLMVAQGFGRIVNLGYAGAGNLLARPHITPYAIAKTGVVLYTKAIAKRFAGAGITANVVAPGVAENSVSKPLHEIPMARLALLEEIARAVLFFVREPYVTGQVLEVAGGWNL; from the coding sequence ATGAGAACCGCCCTGGTCACGGGGAGCGCCAAGGGCATCGGCCGGGCCATCCTCCTGGCCCTGGCCAAGGAGGGCTACGCGGTGGCGGTGCACTACCGCACCTCGGAAGGGCTGGCGGAGGCCACGCGCCAGGAGGCGGAAGCCCTTGGGGTAAAGGCCATCAAGGTGCGTGCCGACCTCACGGAGGAGGCGGAGGTGGCGGCTCTGGTGGAGGAGGTGCGCTACCACCTGGGGGGGATCGGCGTTCTGGTGAACAACGTGGGGGACTACCTCTACAAGCCCATCGAGGAGGTTTCCCTGGAGGAGTGGCGCTGGATTTTGGACTCCAACCTGACCAGCACCTTCCTCCTTACCCAGAAGGTCCTGCCCCTCATGGTGGCCCAGGGCTTTGGCCGCATCGTGAACCTGGGCTACGCCGGGGCGGGAAACCTCCTGGCCCGGCCCCACATCACCCCCTACGCCATCGCCAAGACCGGGGTAGTCCTCTACACCAAGGCCATCGCCAAACGCTTTGCCGGAGCGGGGATCACCGCCAACGTGGTGGCCCCGGGGGTGGCGGAAAACTCCGTGTCCAAGCCCCTTCACGAGATTCCCATGGCCCGGCTGGCCCTCCTGGAGGAGATCGCCCGGGCGGTGCTCTTCTTCGTGCGGGAGCCTTACGTGACGGGGCAGGTCCTCGAGGTGGCGGGGGGGTGGAACTTATAG
- a CDS encoding YlcI/YnfO family protein, translating to MSRNLTLRLSPELVRRARALALKRGLSLNAWVAELLEREVEREEGLEEAFGRQLSWMRQGILDTGGMPLPSREEVHDRAP from the coding sequence ATGAGTCGGAATCTGACTCTGAGGCTTTCCCCCGAGCTGGTGCGCCGGGCCCGGGCTCTGGCCCTCAAGCGGGGCTTGAGCCTAAACGCCTGGGTAGCGGAGCTTTTGGAGAGGGAGGTGGAGCGGGAGGAGGGTCTAGAAGAAGCCTTTGGTCGGCAACTCTCCTGGATGCGTCAGGGGATCCTGGATACCGGGGGCATGCCCTTGCCCTCCCGGGAGGAGGTGCATGATAGAGCCCCCTGA
- a CDS encoding PIN domain-containing protein, with translation MIEPPEFVDTNVLVYAYDRSSPAKRDRAVALLERLMGERRLALSLQVLQEFYVVTTRKLPTPLSPEVARQVLTDLGKAWVHEPTLGDILKATHLAERHRISFWDALILQSARALKARVVWSEGLHPGAYGGLEVRNPFA, from the coding sequence ATGATAGAGCCCCCTGAGTTTGTGGATACCAACGTTTTGGTCTACGCTTACGACCGCTCCTCCCCGGCCAAACGGGACCGAGCCGTGGCGCTCTTAGAGCGCCTTATGGGGGAAAGGCGCTTGGCGTTATCCCTTCAGGTGCTTCAGGAGTTCTACGTGGTCACCACCCGGAAGCTTCCAACCCCCCTGTCCCCGGAGGTGGCCCGCCAGGTCTTGACCGACCTCGGTAAGGCCTGGGTGCATGAGCCCACCCTAGGGGATATCCTTAAGGCCACTCACCTGGCAGAGCGCCACCGAATCTCCTTCTGGGATGCCCTCATCCTGCAAAGCGCCCGGGCCCTAAAGGCCCGGGTGGTGTGGAGCGAGGGCCTCCACCCTGGGGCCTATGGAGGCCTCGAGGTGAGAAACCCCTTTGCGTGA
- a CDS encoding DHH family phosphoesterase, whose amino-acid sequence MDGNAPEPKYWEKMRLVAEVLKAVEGPIYIATHVDPDGDAIGSSLGLYRALKALGKDARWVAEPPRFLRFLPKEEEYSDPVEKLPVGATLVALDSAEPSRVVGVPVEGFVINIDHHGTNPRFGHIAVVDPSKAATAQMVKDLIDLLGVEWTAEIATPVLTGILTDTGNFRFANTTPEVLRVAAELVGYGVKLAELTDRLQFRPPSYFRLMGQVLSTVAFHFGGLLVTAHLPEDAKREEEDSDDFVGLIRYVEGSVVSAFLRKREEGVKVSIRSRGGVSAQNIAVKLGGGGHVPAAGATLKNVDLDRAYERVLEAVAEELKRAGYL is encoded by the coding sequence ATGGACGGGAACGCTCCCGAACCCAAGTACTGGGAAAAGATGCGCCTGGTGGCCGAGGTCTTGAAGGCGGTGGAGGGTCCCATCTACATCGCCACCCACGTGGACCCCGATGGGGATGCCATCGGTAGCTCCTTGGGCCTCTACCGGGCCCTGAAGGCCCTGGGCAAGGACGCCCGCTGGGTGGCCGAGCCCCCCCGCTTCCTGCGCTTTTTGCCCAAGGAGGAGGAGTACTCGGACCCCGTGGAAAAGCTCCCCGTGGGGGCCACCCTGGTGGCCTTGGACAGCGCCGAGCCTTCCCGGGTGGTGGGGGTGCCGGTGGAGGGGTTCGTCATCAACATCGACCACCACGGCACCAACCCCCGCTTCGGCCACATCGCCGTGGTGGACCCCTCCAAGGCGGCCACCGCCCAGATGGTGAAGGATCTCATCGACCTTCTAGGGGTGGAATGGACGGCGGAGATTGCCACCCCTGTCCTGACCGGCATCCTCACCGACACCGGCAACTTCCGCTTCGCCAACACCACCCCCGAGGTTCTGCGGGTGGCGGCGGAGCTGGTGGGCTACGGGGTGAAGCTGGCCGAGCTCACGGACCGCCTGCAATTCCGCCCCCCTTCCTACTTCCGCCTCATGGGCCAGGTGCTTTCCACCGTGGCCTTCCACTTTGGGGGGCTTCTCGTCACCGCCCACCTTCCCGAGGATGCTAAGCGGGAGGAGGAGGACTCCGACGACTTCGTGGGCCTCATCCGCTACGTGGAGGGGAGCGTGGTCTCGGCCTTCTTGCGCAAGCGGGAGGAAGGGGTGAAGGTGTCCATCCGCTCCCGGGGTGGGGTTTCCGCCCAGAACATTGCCGTGAAGCTGGGGGGAGGGGGGCATGTGCCTGCCGCCGGGGCCACCTTAAAGAACGTTGACCTGGACCGGGCCTACGAGCGGGTCCTCGAGGCGGTGGCGGAGGAGCTCAAGCGGGCGGGGTACCTCTAG
- a CDS encoding Uma2 family endonuclease translates to MLRYRIRVEEFLALAERAPEGVRLELLDGEVYEMAPIGSGHASLVTYLSKTLERLYGDRAIVSVQNPILLNPYSVPQPDIALLKPREDFYVQSFPEPKDILLVVEVAYTTKDADERKLALYAQAGIPESWLVDGETGLLEVYREPRGGLYRLKRLVEPGEEVAPEGLGAPSLVWRPPRP, encoded by the coding sequence ATGCTCCGGTACCGCATCCGGGTGGAGGAGTTCCTGGCCCTCGCGGAACGGGCCCCGGAGGGGGTGCGTCTGGAACTCCTGGACGGGGAGGTTTACGAAATGGCCCCCATCGGCAGCGGCCACGCCAGCCTGGTCACCTACCTGAGCAAAACCCTGGAAAGGCTCTACGGGGACCGGGCCATCGTCTCGGTGCAGAACCCCATCCTCCTCAACCCCTACTCGGTTCCCCAGCCGGACATCGCCCTCCTAAAGCCCCGCGAGGACTTCTACGTCCAGTCCTTTCCCGAGCCAAAGGACATCCTCCTGGTGGTAGAGGTGGCGTATACCACCAAGGACGCGGACGAAAGGAAGTTGGCCCTTTACGCCCAAGCGGGCATCCCGGAAAGCTGGCTGGTGGACGGGGAAACCGGCCTACTGGAAGTCTACCGGGAGCCCCGGGGAGGCCTTTACCGTCTAAAGCGCCTGGTGGAGCCAGGAGAGGAGGTGGCACCCGAGGGCCTAGGGGCCCCCTCCCTTGTCTGGCGCCCCCCCAGGCCCTAG
- a CDS encoding 2,3-bisphosphoglycerate-independent phosphoglycerate mutase, translating to MDLFAVFKELQQKSDTKILLVVLDGVGGLPLEPGGPTELEAARTPNLDRLAGESALGLLTPVYPGLTPGSGPGHLALFGYDPFRYVVGRGALSALGLGVDFREGDVALRGNFATLSPEGLVLDRRAGRPSTEENARVVARLREAIPRIEDVEVHFHTESEHRFLVVLRGEGLGDGVTDTDPQKTGLPPLKAQALDAASAKTARVVNLLSERVREVLQGEPKLNGALFRGASRKPAFPKVEEVFGLKAAAIASYPMYKGLASLVGMEVLPVEGEGDAHEGKLKALQENWERYDFFYVHFKKTDAKGEDGDFWGKVKEIERFDTLLPEILALKPDVLALTGDHSTPALLRAHSWHPVPLLLKAPYLRKDGAQRFTEGEAAKGSLGHLRGVELMPLLLAHAGRLLKYGA from the coding sequence ATGGACCTCTTCGCCGTGTTCAAGGAGCTTCAGCAAAAAAGCGACACCAAGATCCTCCTGGTGGTCCTGGATGGGGTGGGGGGGCTTCCCCTGGAACCCGGGGGGCCCACGGAGCTGGAGGCCGCCAGAACCCCGAACCTAGACCGGTTGGCGGGGGAAAGCGCCCTGGGCCTCCTCACCCCCGTCTACCCCGGCCTCACCCCCGGAAGCGGCCCCGGGCACCTGGCCCTCTTCGGCTACGATCCCTTCCGCTACGTGGTGGGCCGGGGGGCGCTAAGCGCCCTGGGCCTGGGGGTGGACTTCCGGGAAGGGGATGTGGCCCTAAGGGGGAACTTCGCCACCTTGAGCCCGGAAGGCCTGGTCCTAGACCGCCGGGCGGGCCGCCCGAGCACGGAGGAAAACGCCCGGGTGGTGGCGAGGCTAAGGGAGGCCATCCCCCGCATTGAGGACGTGGAGGTCCACTTCCACACCGAAAGCGAGCACCGCTTCCTGGTGGTCCTCCGGGGGGAGGGGCTTGGGGACGGGGTAACGGACACCGACCCCCAGAAGACGGGGCTTCCTCCCCTAAAGGCCCAGGCCCTGGACGCGGCCTCCGCCAAGACCGCCCGGGTGGTGAACCTGCTCTCGGAGCGCGTCCGCGAGGTACTGCAAGGCGAGCCCAAGCTGAACGGGGCCCTCTTCCGCGGGGCCTCCCGCAAGCCCGCCTTCCCCAAGGTGGAGGAGGTCTTTGGGCTAAAGGCGGCGGCCATCGCCAGCTACCCCATGTACAAGGGCCTGGCCAGCCTGGTAGGCATGGAGGTGCTTCCCGTGGAAGGGGAAGGGGACGCCCACGAGGGGAAGCTGAAGGCCTTACAGGAAAACTGGGAACGCTACGACTTCTTCTACGTCCACTTCAAGAAGACCGACGCCAAGGGGGAGGACGGGGACTTCTGGGGCAAGGTGAAGGAGATCGAGCGCTTTGACACTCTTCTTCCGGAAATCCTTGCCCTAAAGCCGGACGTTCTGGCCCTCACCGGGGACCACTCCACCCCCGCCCTCCTAAGGGCCCATTCCTGGCACCCCGTGCCCCTCCTCCTCAAGGCCCCCTACCTGCGGAAGGACGGGGCGCAGCGCTTCACGGAGGGGGAGGCGGCCAAGGGAAGCCTCGGGCACCTAAGGGGGGTGGAGCTCATGCCCCTCCTCCTGGCCCATGCGGGAAGGCTCCTCAAGTACGGGGCCTAA